The Amycolatopsis nigrescens CSC17Ta-90 genomic interval CGAAGCTGACCGTCGGCTCCTATGTCGACGACGACTCCCTGGTCACCACCAGCGATGCCCAGTGGTACGCCGACACCGCGTACCGGCTGCCGTTGCACAACATCCAGGGAGCGCTCCGCTACGACGGGTCCTTCTGGCTCAGCCGTAGCCAGGGCGCGGACAGCAACGGCGTCCTGCATCCGACGAAGAAGGTCGACACCGGTACCGGCTCCACGGGTGTGCTCGACACGACCGTGCCTGTGCAACCGATGAGCAGAGGACCGGAAGACCTGTCGTACTGGCCACCGGGCAGCGGTTCCCGCAGCGGCATCTGGACCGTGGCCGAGCATCCGGGCCGGCGGATGCTCTACAACCTCGAAGTCCCGGTCAGCCTCGGTCCATGACCGTCCGGGTCAGGCGAACAGCCGTGGTGGCTCGCCCGCGGCCGCGTAGAGGTGATCGCGGGAAGCCTCGATCGCCCGGCGCAGGCCGGCCAGGTCGACGTCGGTCAGCACTCCCCCGCGTTTGCGCACCTTGCCCGCGACGAGCACGGTGTCGACGTTGGACCGCTCCATCAGGGTGACCACGGCGCCGGGCACGTTGTTCAGCGGCATGACGTTCAGCGCGTCCGCGCGCAGCAGGATGACGTCGGCCTCCTTGCCGGGGGTGAGGGTGCCCACCCGGTCGGCGAGCTGGGCGGTGCGAGCTCCTTCGACGGTGGCGAAGCGGAGCACCTCACGAGGAGTCAGCAGTGCCGGCAGGTCGTCCTCGCCGGCCAGTGAGCGCTCGTGCACGAAGGCGCGCTGAAGCGTGTAGACCGAGCGCAGCTGGGTGAAGAAGTCGGCCGTCATGGTGCATTCGACGTCCACGCTGAGCGACGGCTGCACGCCCATTTCCAGCGCCTTCAGGATCGGCGGCATACCGTGGCGCATCGACATCTCGATGGGCACCGCGAGGGAGACGCCGCCACCGCTGTCCCGGATCGCCGCCCATGCCTCATCCGACAGGCCGGTCGCGTGGATGTACTCGTTGTCCGGCCCGAGCATGCCTTCCCTGCTCAGCTGGACGAGGAGTTCCGATGCGCCGTACTGCCCGAGCACGTGCGAGACGATCGGCAGACCGAGTTCGCGCGCCAGGTTCCACTGCGCCCGGAACTCGCCCTGCGGCTCGGCGCTGAGGCCCAGCGTCAGGAGCTGGTCCTTACCCGGGAAGTACTGGCGCGTCAGCCTTTTCAGCTCCCGCTCGTAGTCGACGACCTGCCCGTCGATGACGGGGTAGGTGGAGTAGGTGAACAGCGTGCGCCGGCCGGCCTCGGCGAGACCCTCGATCGCCGCGTCCGTGTGCTCCGGGGACAGGCTGATCTGCGAGGTGTCGACCGCCGTGGTCACCCCCGCGTCGAGCTGGCTGACCGACGCGACGAGCTCGGCGATGCGGACGTCCTCCGGGCGGTAAAGCGGCGACATCTTGCGGTTGACGAACTCGAAGTAGCCGCTCAGCATGCCTTCCGGCAACGCACCGCGCAGCGCCGCCTGGTACTGGTGGTGGTGGGTGTCGACGAAGCCGGGCATGACGATGGTGCCGGTCGCGTCGATCACCTCCGCGGTCGCCTCCAGATTCGGCCCCACGGCGAGGATCTTCGTCCCCTCGGTCAGCACGTCGGCCACCTCGAAGTCGCCGATCACCGGGTCCATGCTCAGCACCGAGCCGCCCCTGATCAGATAGCGGTCTTCCCTCATCGCGGTTCCCCTCAGCAGATCCAAGTAAACGGATAGAAATCCACTTATAGGAAATCGGATAACGATCCGCTTGTCAACAGGTCGCGGGGAGCCGCTCCCGGCTACCGTGACCGCCGTTGGCGCACACCGGCACGAGGAGGGGATTCGCGATGGCCAGGGACCAGGACCGGCCCGCCCTGCCGCCCGCGCTACCGGTCGTGGACCAGCCACCGGCGGAACGGGCGGACGCGGCGCGCAACCGCCACAAGATCCTGGCCGCCGCGGAAGAGATCGTGGCAACGGATGGGGTGGAACACCTGACGATGAACGATCTCGCCGCCGCCGCGGGAGTCGGCGTCGGCACCGTCTACCGCCGGTTCGGTGACCTCGCCGGCGTGATCGACGCGATGATGAACGAGCGCGAAAACCAGCTCCAGCAAGCATTCATGGCCGGTCCGCCGCCACTCGGGCCGGGCGCGCCACCGGCCGACCGGGTACGCGCGTTCCTGCATTCCTATGTCGACCTGCTCGACACCTACGGCGACCTGCTGGCGGCGGCCGAGACCACCACGCCCAGCCTCCGTTACCGCGGCGCCTACGCCGTCCACCACATCCATCTGGTCACGCTGATCTCAGAGGCGAACCCCGGCCTGGACGCCCAGTACCTCGCCGACACCCTGCTCGCCGCCGTGGCCGCGAGCCACTTCGTGCACCAGCGCCGGCACCGGAAAATGAGCGTCCGCCGGATCAAGACCGGCCTCGACACCCTCCTCGACTGCCTACTCCAAGCGTCGCGCTGAACCAGGGACTTCTCGGGGGCGTGCCCTGATGTGCCGCGCAACCGCGGCGCCTAACGTCCGCACCATGACCTTCCGGCCTTTGCTCGTCCTGCTTGCCGCCGCGGTGTCACTGGGGTGTCTAGTCGCGCCGAGCGCAGTCGCGGCCGAGGGGGCGTCACGGCCGCAGCTCGCGCTGCCCGCGCCCACCGGCCCGTTCCCGGTGGGCAAGACCACCCGGCATCTGCGCGATGAGTCCCGCGCCGACTTCTGGGTGCCGCAGGAGCGCCGGGAACTGATGGTGTCCCTGTGGTATCCGGCGCTGCTACCGACCGGTCGTCGCGCGCCGTACGTGACCCCGGCGGAGTCCGCGGCACTGGTGCAAGCGCTCAAGGTGCCCGGCGTACCGGCGGACGTGCTGACCACCGTGCGCACCCACGCCTCGGTCGATGCGCCACCGCTGCCACGGCCGGCGCCGCTGGTGGTGCTCTCCCCTGGTGTCAGCCTGCCCCGCGCCACGCTCACCGCGCTGGGCGAGGACCTGGCCAGCCGCGGCTATCTGGTGGCCGCCGTGGACCACAACCACGAGGCCATCGCGATCACCTTCCCGGACGGCCGGACCACCGGCTGCCTCGCCTGCGGGTCCGAGGACGGTGCCGGCGCGTCGCGCAACCGGGCCGCCGATGTGTCGTTCGTGCTCGACCAGCTCACCGGACCCGACGCCTGGCCCGGCCAGCGCGTCGAGCCTCGCCGG includes:
- a CDS encoding amidohydrolase family protein; its protein translation is MREDRYLIRGGSVLSMDPVIGDFEVADVLTEGTKILAVGPNLEATAEVIDATGTIVMPGFVDTHHHQYQAALRGALPEGMLSGYFEFVNRKMSPLYRPEDVRIAELVASVSQLDAGVTTAVDTSQISLSPEHTDAAIEGLAEAGRRTLFTYSTYPVIDGQVVDYERELKRLTRQYFPGKDQLLTLGLSAEPQGEFRAQWNLARELGLPIVSHVLGQYGASELLVQLSREGMLGPDNEYIHATGLSDEAWAAIRDSGGGVSLAVPIEMSMRHGMPPILKALEMGVQPSLSVDVECTMTADFFTQLRSVYTLQRAFVHERSLAGEDDLPALLTPREVLRFATVEGARTAQLADRVGTLTPGKEADVILLRADALNVMPLNNVPGAVVTLMERSNVDTVLVAGKVRKRGGVLTDVDLAGLRRAIEASRDHLYAAAGEPPRLFA
- a CDS encoding alpha/beta hydrolase family protein, whose product is MTFRPLLVLLAAAVSLGCLVAPSAVAAEGASRPQLALPAPTGPFPVGKTTRHLRDESRADFWVPQERRELMVSLWYPALLPTGRRAPYVTPAESAALVQALKVPGVPADVLTTVRTHASVDAPPLPRPAPLVVLSPGVSLPRATLTALGEDLASRGYLVAAVDHNHEAIAITFPDGRTTGCLACGSEDGAGASRNRAADVSFVLDQLTGPDAWPGQRVEPRRIAMVGHSLGGASAIAAMRADDRLRAGINLDGRVHVQPDGLDRPFLLLGTPDHQPAGRDRSWDDAWSGLTGWKRWLTVSGTGHNTFTDHPLLAEQLGMPLPEGQTMPARRGTEITRTYVAAFVDRHLRAGTGPLLDRPSYRYPEVRHWH
- a CDS encoding TetR/AcrR family transcriptional regulator, whose amino-acid sequence is MARDQDRPALPPALPVVDQPPAERADAARNRHKILAAAEEIVATDGVEHLTMNDLAAAAGVGVGTVYRRFGDLAGVIDAMMNERENQLQQAFMAGPPPLGPGAPPADRVRAFLHSYVDLLDTYGDLLAAAETTTPSLRYRGAYAVHHIHLVTLISEANPGLDAQYLADTLLAAVAASHFVHQRRHRKMSVRRIKTGLDTLLDCLLQASR